The following nucleotide sequence is from Atribacterota bacterium.
CTGATATAAAATCTGCATGCAAATGAGTTTCTAAAATATGGGTTATCTTAAATCCCATATCTTTTGCAACAGCAATATATCTATCAACATCACGACTAGGATCAACAATAGCACAATTTTCCTCTCCTCCTAAAAGATAGGAACTGTGGGCAATTTTCTGTACATAAAACTGTTCAATATACATAAATATCATGTCCTCCTTAATCTAAAAATAGTAAATTAGAAATAAAGGAAATAAAAAACAAAGGTAACTACAACTAAAAATAACAAAGTCATGATACCGCCTGCTTTTAAATAATCAGAGTTCTCATAACTACCTGCAGTTATCAGCATAGCATTAACCTGATGAGTGGGCAATATAAAAGAATTAGCTGCACAAACTGCGACTAATAATACCAGAGGTCTGGCATCCATATTTGTTAACAATGATAAATTGATAATCAAGGGAATCAAAACAACGGTTGAAGCCACATTTGACATAAATAAGGAAAATAAAGTGGAAATAAGGGCAATAGAAAAAATAATAAAGATAGGATGTTTGCCTTGTATTATAAACATTACCTTTTCAGCCAGAAAAGCAGCTGTGCCGGTTTTTTCCATAGCAATACCCAAGGGAATTAAACCGGAAATTAAAAATACCACTTTCCAGTCTATTGCCTGATAGAATTCTTCAATATTCAATACTCCGGTTAATACCATAACAACTGCACTGGTAAGAAGTGAAATAGAAAGTGGGTACCCAGCAAGAGCCAACCCAATCCCTGCAGCAAAACAGACAATTGCCAGTAATAATTTTCCCTTCTTCTCACTTTCTCTTTTAATAGAAGTTAAAACAATAATCTGGCCGGAATCTTTTAATTGATTAATATTTCTCCATAACCCATGGAATATTAATATATCTCCTGCTACCAGGATTCTATCGGAGAAATTATCCCGCACTGCTTTTCCCTGGCTGAAAATCATAATTGGCTCTATATGATAATTCTTCCTAATAGCTAACTGGCGTATAGTTTTACCGACAAATTCAGACCTGGGAGGGATAATTGATTCGGCAAATCCAGCTTTTTGGGGATTTTGAAAATCAGGAAAAATATCTGACTTTTCAATTAATTGCAAATTATAAAAAACTGCAAATTCTTTTACTCTCTCTTCATTTCCCAGTAATGCCAGTTTTTGACCTGGTTTAAAGTGAGTTTCCCTCCAGGGGGCATATTCTATATCTTTTTCGATTGACAAAGCAAGTATATTTAGCTGATACTTTTCCCATATCTCGGCGGCTTCAGGAGTTTTACCAACTAAAGAACTTTGTTCGGTAATATGATAATGTTGGACCTGCTGGGGCAATTGCCAGGATTCTATTAACATTTCCTGCTCAGGTTTGACTGCTTTAACATCCCTTTTTGGCAATACATGTGGACCTAAAAAGAAAAAGTATAAGATACCAGTCAATAATAGCAAAAGTCCAACCGGGGTTACGCTAAAAAAGTTATAAGGCTCCAAGTTTGCGTTTCTTAAGAAATCATTTAAAATTATCAGAGGACCTGAAGCTACCATAGTAAGTGTTCCCCCTAAGATAGCAGCAAAACCCATGGGCATAATCAACTCTGATGGATGATAATTCTCTTTTTTGGCAATGATAATTATAACCGGTAAGAAAAGAGCTGCTGCACCAATGTTTTGTATAAAAGCCGATATCAAACCAACAGAGATAGATACCAGTACAATTAACTTGCGCTTACTTCCGGAAACAATCTTTATAATCCAACGGGAAAATTTCTCCATTATACCTGTTTTAGAAATTCCGTAACCCATTACCATAACGGCAATCATGGCTATCACCGCATTACTGGAAAAACCTGAAATTACCTCTAAAGGTTCTAATATTCCTGACCATCCTAATGCCAGCATGCATAAAATAGCCACCAGGTCCACCCGTAAAATGTCGAAGATAAATAGGATAATTGTTGCCGTCAAAATCATTAAAACAACAACTTGTTGGGTCAGCATAAATGCTCTCCTACCAAGATTTATCAATTGTTTACCGGTATTTAAAAAATAATAAAAATTATTTTAGTGCGTCTTTTTTAATTCCT
It contains:
- a CDS encoding MBL fold metallo-hydrolase; protein product: MYIEQFYVQKIAHSSYLLGGEENCAIVDPSRDVDRYIAVAKDMGFKITHILETHLHADFIS
- a CDS encoding SLC13 family permease, producing the protein MLTQQVVVLMILTATIILFIFDILRVDLVAILCMLALGWSGILEPLEVISGFSSNAVIAMIAVMVMGYGISKTGIMEKFSRWIIKIVSGSKRKLIVLVSISVGLISAFIQNIGAAALFLPVIIIIAKKENYHPSELIMPMGFAAILGGTLTMVASGPLIILNDFLRNANLEPYNFFSVTPVGLLLLLTGILYFFFLGPHVLPKRDVKAVKPEQEMLIESWQLPQQVQHYHITEQSSLVGKTPEAAEIWEKYQLNILALSIEKDIEYAPWRETHFKPGQKLALLGNEERVKEFAVFYNLQLIEKSDIFPDFQNPQKAGFAESIIPPRSEFVGKTIRQLAIRKNYHIEPIMIFSQGKAVRDNFSDRILVAGDILIFHGLWRNINQLKDSGQIIVLTSIKRESEKKGKLLLAIVCFAAGIGLALAGYPLSISLLTSAVVMVLTGVLNIEEFYQAIDWKVVFLISGLIPLGIAMEKTGTAAFLAEKVMFIIQGKHPIFIIFSIALISTLFSLFMSNVASTVVLIPLIINLSLLTNMDARPLVLLVAVCAANSFILPTHQVNAMLITAGSYENSDYLKAGGIMTLLFLVVVTFVFYFLYF